The following are encoded together in the Bacillus sp. NP157 genome:
- a CDS encoding alpha/beta hydrolase: MVAEPATIPSIPLQLTALDGILLAGERWPGSRGPALVFAHGFGQTRHAWTGSARTLAAQGFPALTFDARGHGESERVPRGDYHMEQFVADLRSVADAAAPADGTRPVVVGASMGGLLALVAAGEAGDDCPFSALILVDITPRWETRGVERILGFMRAHPDGFASYEEAATAIEAYLPHRRERKTESQLKPLLRQGDDGRLRWHWDPALLDGLVEESERYQPRLFAAAANIRVPVLLLSGARSDVVSSHTVDEFLRVVPHARHVSLADATHMVAGDANDAFTREIASFMQSL, encoded by the coding sequence ATGGTTGCCGAACCCGCCACGATCCCGTCGATCCCGCTCCAGCTCACCGCGCTGGACGGCATCCTGCTGGCCGGCGAGCGCTGGCCCGGCTCCCGCGGGCCTGCCCTGGTGTTCGCGCACGGCTTCGGCCAGACCCGCCATGCCTGGACCGGTTCGGCGCGGACGCTGGCGGCGCAGGGCTTCCCGGCGTTGACCTTTGACGCCCGCGGCCATGGCGAGAGCGAGCGCGTGCCGCGTGGCGACTACCACATGGAACAGTTCGTCGCGGACCTGCGCAGCGTTGCCGATGCCGCCGCCCCAGCGGATGGAACCCGTCCGGTCGTGGTGGGCGCCTCGATGGGTGGCCTGCTTGCCCTGGTCGCGGCGGGCGAGGCGGGCGACGATTGCCCGTTCTCGGCATTGATCCTCGTCGATATCACGCCGCGGTGGGAAACCCGTGGGGTGGAACGTATCCTCGGCTTCATGCGCGCCCATCCCGACGGTTTCGCCAGTTACGAGGAAGCAGCCACGGCCATCGAGGCCTACCTGCCGCATCGTCGCGAGCGCAAGACGGAGAGCCAGCTGAAGCCGCTGCTGCGCCAGGGCGACGATGGCCGGCTGCGCTGGCATTGGGATCCCGCCTTGCTGGATGGCCTGGTCGAGGAGAGCGAGCGCTACCAGCCGCGTCTGTTCGCCGCCGCCGCCAACATCCGGGTGCCCGTGCTGCTGCTTTCGGGCGCGCGCAGCGACGTGGTGTCCAGCCACACCGTCGACGAATTCCTCCGCGTGGTACCGCACGCGCGCCACGTGTCGCTCGCCGATGCCACCCACATGGTGGCCGGCGACGCGAACGACGCGTTCACCCGCGAGATCGCGTCGTTCATGCAATCGCTTTGA
- a CDS encoding sigma-70 family RNA polymerase sigma factor, translating into MNALCLAATSFMQPELPATTSDDDIVRAAIGGDRKAFEKLYRKHADRVYGAILRLAGFDHARAEDLTQEAFIRAWQKLDSFRFESAFGTWVYRLAVNVALMSIRARNADPVSIVDDEHLPDLADTDNPVRAIERDELEKAISGLPPRARAVLVLHDVEGWKHEEIATELGMAVGSSKAQLHRARGLLRRVLGEKP; encoded by the coding sequence ATGAACGCCCTATGCCTCGCCGCCACTTCCTTCATGCAGCCTGAGCTGCCCGCCACGACGTCGGACGACGACATCGTGCGCGCCGCGATCGGTGGCGATCGCAAGGCGTTCGAGAAGCTCTATCGCAAGCATGCCGACCGCGTTTACGGCGCCATCCTTCGCCTGGCCGGGTTCGACCACGCCCGCGCCGAGGACCTGACCCAGGAAGCCTTCATCCGCGCATGGCAGAAGCTGGACAGCTTTCGCTTCGAGAGCGCATTCGGCACCTGGGTCTACCGGCTGGCGGTGAACGTGGCGCTGATGTCCATACGCGCCCGCAACGCCGACCCGGTCAGCATCGTCGACGACGAACACCTGCCCGACCTCGCCGACACCGATAACCCCGTCCGCGCCATCGAGCGCGACGAGCTGGAAAAGGCCATCTCGGGTTTACCCCCGCGGGCCCGCGCCGTCCTCGTGCTGCACGACGTGGAAGGCTGGAAACACGAGGAGATCGCCACCGAACTCGGCATGGCGGTCGGTTCCTCGAAAGCGCAGTTACACCGTGCCCGCGGCCTGCTCCGCCGCGTGCTGGGAGAAAAGCCATGA
- a CDS encoding TetR/AcrR family transcriptional regulator, which yields MDCKAAHSRYHASMNDGAKNERVRLSAEDWEDGALALIAEQGVGALAVEALARRLGVTKGSFYWHFRTREALLQAALERWEEYGEREVLAEIERIADPRKRLPELFRRVAHELQPHRVYAALLKALDHPQVIPVMARVSQRRMDFLTRMYSEAGLEPIVALHRARLTYAAYVGFLQLNFTLGLPRLSHEEFDAYVEHVITTLTPAKVEE from the coding sequence ATGGATTGCAAAGCCGCGCATTCCCGCTACCATGCGTCGATGAACGATGGTGCCAAGAACGAACGGGTCCGCCTCTCCGCCGAAGACTGGGAAGATGGCGCGCTGGCCTTGATCGCCGAACAGGGCGTGGGAGCGCTGGCCGTGGAGGCCCTCGCCCGCCGCCTGGGCGTGACCAAGGGCAGCTTTTACTGGCATTTCCGTACCCGTGAAGCGCTTCTCCAGGCCGCCCTCGAGCGCTGGGAAGAGTACGGTGAGCGCGAAGTGCTGGCCGAGATCGAACGCATCGCCGATCCACGCAAGCGCTTGCCCGAACTGTTCCGCCGCGTGGCCCACGAGCTGCAGCCGCACCGCGTCTATGCGGCACTGCTGAAAGCGCTGGACCACCCGCAGGTGATCCCGGTCATGGCACGCGTGTCGCAGCGACGGATGGACTTCCTGACCCGCATGTATAGCGAAGCCGGCCTCGAGCCGATCGTCGCCCTGCACCGGGCACGCCTTACCTATGCGGCCTACGTCGGCTTCCTGCAGCTGAACTTCACGCTGGGCCTGCCGCGCCTGTCGCACGAAGAATTCGATGCCTACGTCGAGCACGTGATCACCACGCTGACGCCGGCGAAAGTCGAAGAGTGA
- a CDS encoding phosphoenolpyruvate carboxykinase (GTP), with product MGSHGSSLEALNRWVDDVARLTEPGSVAWCDGSDAEYMRLVETMLASGDLLPLNEKTNPRSYLHRSHPSDVARVEHLTFVCTPDEEDAGPNNHWMAPADAHAKIDALFAGAMRGRTMYVIPYCMGPIDSPIARCGVEITDSPYVVANMRIMTRMGAPALARIEREGVFVKGLHSTGDLDPERRFIMHFPEELAIKSIGSGYGGNALLGKKCHALRIASHQARREGWLAEHMLIVGIENPKGEKHYIAAAFPSACGKTNLAMLIPTEGYREAGWKVWTVGDDICWMTPGEDGRLWAINPEAGYFGVAPGTGANTNPAALETLGHDAIFTNTAVTADGRPWWEGLGEGAPVTDWQGCAFDPANGPAAHPNSRFTVSAKQCPSWAPESEDASGVPISAIVFGGRRPSLVPLVFEAKDWAHGVLVGAAMGSETTAAATGAVGVLRRDSMAMKPFCGYNFADYFAHWLSFDKPGAKLPRIFHVNWFRKDADGRFMWPGYGENLRVLDWMIQRVEGQASGEETPIGVVPARGELNTDGLAIAPGTVDELLRVDVDGWVEELNAIGTYLDGFGERMPERLKAERARVSKALEAAVERRAERVA from the coding sequence ATGGGTTCGCACGGCAGTTCACTGGAAGCATTGAATCGATGGGTCGATGACGTTGCCCGCCTCACGGAGCCCGGCTCCGTCGCGTGGTGTGACGGGTCCGACGCGGAGTACATGCGCCTCGTCGAGACGATGCTCGCCAGCGGTGATCTCCTCCCGCTCAACGAGAAGACCAACCCCCGCAGCTACCTGCATCGCTCGCACCCCTCCGACGTGGCGCGCGTGGAGCACCTGACCTTCGTCTGCACGCCCGACGAGGAAGATGCCGGCCCGAACAACCACTGGATGGCACCTGCCGACGCCCACGCGAAGATCGACGCCCTGTTCGCAGGGGCCATGCGCGGCCGCACCATGTACGTGATCCCGTATTGCATGGGCCCGATCGATTCGCCGATCGCGCGTTGTGGCGTGGAAATCACCGACAGCCCTTACGTTGTCGCCAACATGCGGATCATGACTCGCATGGGTGCGCCGGCACTGGCGCGGATCGAGCGCGAAGGCGTCTTCGTCAAAGGCCTGCACTCCACCGGCGACCTCGATCCGGAACGCCGCTTCATCATGCATTTCCCCGAGGAACTGGCGATCAAGTCAATCGGCTCGGGTTACGGCGGCAACGCGCTCCTGGGCAAGAAGTGCCATGCCCTGCGCATCGCCAGCCACCAGGCCCGCCGCGAAGGCTGGCTGGCGGAGCACATGCTGATCGTCGGCATCGAAAACCCCAAGGGCGAAAAGCATTACATCGCCGCGGCGTTCCCCTCGGCTTGCGGCAAGACCAACCTCGCCATGCTGATTCCCACCGAGGGCTATCGCGAAGCCGGCTGGAAGGTGTGGACCGTCGGCGACGACATCTGCTGGATGACGCCGGGCGAAGACGGCCGGCTGTGGGCGATCAATCCCGAGGCGGGCTACTTCGGGGTGGCCCCGGGCACGGGGGCGAACACTAATCCGGCGGCGCTGGAAACCCTCGGCCATGATGCGATCTTCACCAACACGGCCGTGACCGCGGACGGCCGCCCCTGGTGGGAGGGCCTCGGCGAAGGTGCACCGGTCACCGACTGGCAGGGGTGCGCATTCGACCCGGCCAACGGCCCGGCCGCCCATCCGAACTCGCGTTTCACCGTGTCGGCAAAGCAGTGCCCGAGCTGGGCGCCCGAGTCGGAAGATGCGAGCGGCGTCCCGATTTCGGCGATCGTTTTCGGTGGCCGTCGTCCGTCGCTCGTGCCGCTCGTCTTCGAAGCGAAGGACTGGGCGCACGGCGTACTCGTCGGTGCCGCGATGGGTTCGGAGACGACCGCCGCCGCGACGGGTGCGGTGGGCGTGCTGCGCCGGGATTCCATGGCGATGAAGCCGTTCTGCGGCTACAACTTCGCCGACTATTTCGCCCACTGGCTGTCGTTCGACAAGCCCGGCGCGAAGTTGCCGCGGATCTTCCACGTGAACTGGTTCCGCAAGGACGCCGACGGCCGCTTCATGTGGCCCGGCTACGGCGAGAACCTGCGCGTGCTCGACTGGATGATCCAGCGCGTGGAAGGCCAGGCCAGCGGCGAGGAGACACCGATCGGCGTCGTCCCAGCCAGGGGCGAGCTCAATACCGACGGCCTGGCGATCGCGCCGGGCACGGTCGACGAGCTGCTGCGCGTGGACGTGGACGGCTGGGTGGAAGAGCTCAACGCCATCGGCACGTACCTCGACGGCTTCGGCGAACGCATGCCCGAACGCCTCAAGGCCGAACGGGCCCGCGTCAGCAAGGCACTGGAAGCCGCCGTGGAACGCCGCGCCGAACGCGTAGCCTGA